From the genome of Variovorax sp. RA8, one region includes:
- the mobB gene encoding molybdopterin-guanine dinucleotide biosynthesis protein B, whose amino-acid sequence MRLRSHERTHHARAEFIHAFRADEPRMKVIGFAGFSGAGKTTLVERLIPVLRLHGQRVSVVKHAHHKFDIDHPGKDTYRHREAGAFEVVVASDKRLALIREFERPTQLGVHELVAELDAGVDWVLVEGFKHSDLQKIEIWREPEEGQAPRPARYADDAFIVAIATDTPERLPRATTLPVFDLNDVDGIGAWLLQNASRFEYKVDRHG is encoded by the coding sequence CTGCGCCTGAGAAGCCATGAGCGAACCCATCATGCCCGCGCCGAGTTCATTCACGCTTTCCGAGCCGACGAGCCGCGCATGAAGGTCATCGGCTTCGCCGGCTTCTCGGGCGCGGGCAAGACCACGCTGGTCGAGCGGCTGATCCCCGTGCTCAGGCTGCACGGCCAGCGCGTCTCGGTGGTCAAGCATGCCCACCACAAGTTCGACATCGACCATCCGGGCAAGGACACCTACCGCCATCGCGAGGCCGGGGCCTTCGAGGTGGTCGTGGCTTCCGACAAGCGGCTGGCGCTGATTCGCGAATTCGAACGGCCGACGCAGCTCGGTGTGCACGAGCTCGTCGCCGAGCTCGACGCGGGTGTGGACTGGGTGCTGGTCGAAGGCTTCAAGCACAGCGACCTGCAGAAGATCGAGATCTGGCGCGAGCCCGAGGAAGGCCAGGCGCCCCGGCCCGCGCGCTATGCCGATGACGCCTTCATCGTCGCGATCGCCACCGACACCCCCGAGCGCCTGCCGCGCGCGACCACGCTGCCGGTGTTCGACCTGAACGACGTCGATGGCATTGGCGCCTGGCTCCTGCAGAACGCCAGCCGTTTCGAGTACAAGGTGGATCGCCATGGCTGA